In Ananas comosus cultivar F153 linkage group 10, ASM154086v1, whole genome shotgun sequence, the following proteins share a genomic window:
- the LOC109716001 gene encoding thiamine phosphate phosphatase-like protein codes for MAATIVVFDFDYTIIDCDSDNLVVDDLGGTALFNELLKSMSWNSAAAKMMRELHLQGRSIDEITQSLRRAPLPRSMIAAIKTAYALGCELKIVSDANMFFIETILKHHELIDCFSEIITNPSYVDEEGKLTISPYHDFATRTHGCGLCPPNLCKGMIIERIRSSALAAEEKKRRLIYVGDGKGDYCPSLKLSERDCLMPRKHFPLWELIYSGSTKALVIKAEIHEWTDAEELERVLLRLIGESVSSDGRCDASRLLPADCKPRRNNMLPSSHDAPSEAPAVPS; via the exons ATGGCTGCAACTATCGTCGTGTTCGACTTCGACTACACGATAATCGACTGCGACAGCGATAACTTAGTCGTCGACGATCTCGGAGGCACCGCGCTCTTCAATGAGCTTCTCAAATCCATGTCATGGAACTCTGCAGCA GCAAAGATGATGAGAGAGCTTCATTTACAAGGAAGATCGATTGACGAGATTACGCAGAGCCTGCGGAGAgcacccttgcctcgatcaaTGATTGCGGCAATCAAAACTGCCTATGCTCTTGG GTGTGAGTTGAAGATAGTTAGTGATGCCAATATGTTCTTCATTGAGACCATCCTCAAGCATCATGAGCTTATAGATTGTTTCTCGGAGATTATTACAAATCCAAGCTATGTAGATGAGGAGGGGAAGCTCACCATTTCGCCTTACCACGACTTCGCCACCCGTACTCACGGTTGCGGTCTCTGCCCTCCAAACCTGTGCAAG GGCATGATCATCGAAAGGATCCGGTCATCGGCcttggcggcggaggagaagaagaggcgGCTCATCTACGTGGGAGATGGGAAGGGAGACTATTGCCCTTCACTGAAGCTAAGCGAAAGGGATTGTTTGATGCCGCGAAAACACTTCCCCCTGTGGGAGCTTATTTACAGCGGTAGCACGAAGGCCCTCGTGATCAAGGCTGAGATTCACGAGTGGACTGATGCAGAGGAGCTGGAGAGAGTCCTGCTTCGGCTCATCGGTGAATCAGTCTCCTCCGATGGCCGCTGCGACGCATCTCGATTGCTTCCGGCAGACTGCAAGCCGCGTAGAAATAATATGCTGCCATCCTCCCATGATGCTCCATCAGAGGCCCCTGCTGTTCCTTCCTAA
- the LOC109716002 gene encoding peroxisomal membrane protein PMP22-like — protein sequence MSTVAKKGWEQYMLQLQLHPLRTKAITAGVLAGVSDSVAQKLSGIQRIQLRRLLLKVLFGFAYGGPFGHFMHKLLDTIFKGKKDKKTVAKKVLLEQLTVSPWNHLLFLFYYGLVVERRPFPEVKNRVKKQYPSVQLTAWTFWPAVGWINYHYMPLQLRVIFHSFVACCWGIFLNLRARTVALTK from the exons ATGTCCACCGTAGCTAAGAAGGGTTGGGAACAATACATGCTACAGCTCCAACTCCATCCCCTGcgaacca AGGCGATCACTGCAGGAGTGTTGGCCGGGGTGAGCGATTCCGTGGCGCAGAAGCTGTCCGGGATCCAGAGGATCCAATTGCGGAGGCTTCTTCTCAAAGTG CTCTTCGGCTTTGCATATGGGGGACCTTTTGGGCATTTTATGCACAAGTTGTTGGACACCATCTTCAAAGGGAAGAAGGATAAGAAGACGGTGGCTAAGAAG GTGCTGCTGGAACAGTTGACTGTTTCTCCTTGGAACCATTTGCTGTTCTTGTTTTACTACGGATTGGTTGTTGAGA GAAGACCCTTTCCAGAGGTTAAGAATAGAGTTAAGAAGCAGTACCCGTCAGTGCAGTTGACGGCATGGACG TTCTGGCCGGCAGTCGGTTGGATTAACTATCACTATATGCCGCTCCAATTGCGAGTCATTTTCCACAGCTTTGTTGCTTGTTGTTG GGGAATATTTTTGAACCTTCGAGCAAGAACCGTCGCTTTGACCAAATGA